The following proteins come from a genomic window of Flavobacterium eburneipallidum:
- a CDS encoding MBL fold metallo-hydrolase produces MKIEQIYTGCLAQGAYYITSNGEAAIIDPLRETEPYMDRLEKDGGKLKYIFETHFHADFVSGHLDLSKKTGAPIVYGPTAKPDFEFIAATDGQIFEIGNIKIKVLHTPGHTMESTSYLLIDADGKDHAIFSGDTLFIGDVGRPDLAQKAASMTQEELAATLFHSLRNKIMTLNDDVVVYPAHGAGSACGKNMSKETVSTIGEQKMTNYALRANMTEAEFIKEVTDGLLPPPAYFGMNVAMNKSGIESFESVFNNGMQAINSAEFESVAEETGALILDTRNNEIFAKGYIPQSINIGINGDFAPWVGALIGDVKQPILLVTEIGMEEETVTRLSRVGFDNLIGHLKNGFEAWTKAGFEIDSVNRITVEQFENEIKTSQSKVIDVRKESEYEAEHVDEAYSRPLSAINEWVKDIDPKEHFYLHCAGGYRSMMAASILQARGYRNFSEIEGGFNAIAKTTVPKTDFVCQSKVLKV; encoded by the coding sequence ATGAAAATAGAACAGATTTACACCGGATGTTTAGCACAAGGAGCTTATTATATCACATCTAATGGCGAAGCTGCTATTATTGATCCCCTTCGTGAAACAGAACCATATATGGACAGGTTAGAAAAAGATGGTGGCAAACTTAAATATATTTTTGAAACTCATTTTCATGCTGACTTTGTTTCTGGTCATTTAGATTTAAGCAAAAAAACGGGTGCTCCTATTGTTTACGGACCAACCGCAAAACCTGATTTTGAATTTATTGCTGCTACCGATGGACAAATTTTTGAAATTGGAAACATCAAAATAAAAGTATTGCACACCCCTGGTCATACTATGGAAAGCACCTCGTATTTACTAATTGATGCTGACGGAAAAGATCATGCTATTTTCTCTGGAGATACTCTATTCATTGGCGATGTAGGTCGTCCTGATTTGGCACAAAAAGCCGCTTCAATGACACAAGAAGAATTAGCAGCAACCTTATTTCATTCGTTACGAAATAAAATAATGACTCTGAACGATGATGTTGTTGTATATCCAGCTCATGGTGCAGGTTCTGCCTGTGGAAAAAACATGAGCAAAGAAACCGTTTCGACCATAGGAGAACAAAAAATGACTAATTATGCCTTGAGAGCCAACATGACCGAAGCGGAATTTATCAAAGAAGTTACCGATGGTTTACTGCCTCCACCAGCCTATTTTGGGATGAATGTGGCTATGAACAAAAGCGGAATCGAAAGCTTTGAATCGGTATTTAACAACGGAATGCAAGCCATAAACTCCGCCGAATTTGAAAGTGTTGCCGAAGAAACTGGAGCATTAATTTTAGATACTCGCAACAACGAAATTTTTGCCAAAGGCTATATTCCACAATCTATAAACATTGGCATCAATGGCGATTTTGCTCCTTGGGTTGGTGCTTTGATTGGTGACGTAAAACAGCCTATTTTATTAGTTACCGAAATAGGAATGGAGGAAGAAACAGTTACTCGCTTGTCTCGTGTTGGTTTTGACAACCTTATTGGTCATTTGAAAAATGGATTTGAAGCTTGGACAAAAGCAGGATTCGAAATTGACAGTGTAAATAGAATTACTGTCGAGCAATTTGAAAATGAAATAAAAACTAGCCAAAGCAAAGTAATTGATGTTCGCAAAGAAAGTGAATACGAAGCAGAACATGTTGACGAAGCTTACAGCCGACCACTTTCGGCAATAAATGAATGGGTAAAAGATATTGATCCCAAAGAACATTTTTATCTTCATTGTGCAGGAGGCTATCGTTCGATGATGGCAGCATCCATATTGCAAGCACGTGGTTATAGAAACTTTTCCGAAATTGAAGGAGGATTTAATGCCATTGCAAAAACAACAGTTCCTAAAACCGATTTTGTGTGTCAAAGCAAAGTTTTGAAAGTATAA
- a CDS encoding M42 family metallopeptidase, giving the protein MSSKSILKKTSLTFLENYLNNASPTGFESSGQKLWMDYLKPYVDTFITDTYGTAVGVINPDAPYKVVIEGHADEISWYVNYITDDGLIYVIRNGGSDHQIAPSKRVNIHTKKGIVKGVFGWPAIHTRGRGKEEAARIDNLFIDIGCSKKEEVDALGVHVGCVITYPDEFMVLNENKFVCRAIDNRMGGFMIAEVARLLHENKIKLPFGLYITNSVQEEVGLRGAEMITKTIKPNVAIVTDVCHDSTTPMIEKKIEGETKIGKGPVITYAPAVQNNLRELILDTAEEKNIPFQRLASSRVTGTDTDAFAYSNGGVASALISLPLRYMHTTVEMVHRDDVENVIKLIYETLLKIENNETFSYFK; this is encoded by the coding sequence ATGAGTTCAAAATCGATATTAAAAAAGACTTCGCTAACATTTTTAGAAAACTACCTTAACAACGCATCCCCTACTGGATTTGAAAGTTCTGGTCAAAAACTGTGGATGGATTATTTAAAACCTTATGTAGATACTTTTATCACGGATACTTATGGAACTGCGGTTGGGGTTATTAATCCCGATGCTCCTTACAAAGTAGTAATTGAAGGTCATGCGGATGAAATTTCGTGGTATGTAAATTATATTACTGATGACGGATTGATTTACGTTATTAGAAATGGAGGTTCAGATCATCAAATTGCTCCTTCTAAAAGAGTAAACATTCATACTAAAAAAGGAATCGTAAAAGGTGTTTTTGGATGGCCTGCTATTCATACCCGTGGTAGAGGAAAAGAAGAAGCTGCTAGAATTGACAACTTATTTATTGATATTGGTTGCTCTAAAAAAGAAGAAGTAGATGCTTTGGGTGTTCATGTGGGGTGTGTGATTACTTATCCAGATGAATTTATGGTACTCAACGAAAACAAATTTGTTTGCCGTGCTATTGACAATAGAATGGGTGGCTTTATGATTGCCGAGGTGGCGCGTTTGTTACACGAAAACAAAATCAAACTTCCTTTTGGGTTGTATATTACTAATTCTGTTCAGGAAGAAGTAGGTCTTCGTGGTGCCGAAATGATTACCAAAACCATCAAACCGAACGTTGCCATTGTTACTGATGTATGCCACGACTCGACTACTCCAATGATTGAAAAGAAAATTGAAGGAGAAACAAAAATTGGCAAAGGTCCTGTTATTACTTATGCTCCAGCGGTTCAGAACAATTTAAGAGAATTGATTTTGGATACAGCTGAAGAAAAAAATATTCCTTTCCAACGTTTAGCATCTTCCAGAGTTACTGGAACTGACACTGATGCTTTTGCTTACAGTAATGGCGGAGTAGCTTCGGCTTTGATTTCGTTGCCTTTGCGTTATATGCACACTACAGTAGAAATGGTGCATCGTGATGATGTGGAGAATGTTATTAAATTAATTTACGAGACTTTATTGAAAATCGAAAACAACGAAACATTTTCTTATTTTAAATAA
- a CDS encoding DUF6691 family protein, with product MEIKDKNTDFETRSLDTICVNESHLQHKWYHNIKYLIVGLLFGIVFIKAEIISWYRIQEMFRFQSFHMYGVIGSAVVVGVISVLIIKKFNIKTIYGEKIEFHDKTFNKGQIIGGFIFGLGWAITGACPGPLFAQIGTGVTVMIVTLFFAIVGTWVYGYFRDKLPH from the coding sequence ATGGAAATCAAAGATAAAAACACTGATTTTGAAACTCGTTCTTTAGATACTATTTGTGTCAACGAAAGTCATTTGCAACACAAATGGTATCATAATATCAAATATCTAATTGTAGGTTTATTGTTTGGAATCGTATTTATCAAAGCCGAAATCATTAGTTGGTATCGCATTCAGGAAATGTTTCGTTTTCAATCCTTTCACATGTACGGAGTTATTGGCAGTGCCGTTGTGGTGGGAGTAATTTCAGTTTTAATAATCAAAAAATTCAATATCAAAACCATATATGGAGAAAAAATAGAGTTCCACGATAAAACATTCAACAAAGGTCAAATCATTGGTGGATTCATTTTTGGATTGGGTTGGGCCATTACAGGTGCTTGTCCTGGTCCTCTTTTTGCTCAAATAGGAACTGGAGTAACTGTTATGATTGTTACTTTATTCTTTGCTATTGTGGGGACTTGGGTATATGGTTATTTTAGAGATAAATTACCTCACTAA
- a CDS encoding DUF4294 domain-containing protein, whose translation MKIVKMFLSFLLLFISILGHAQTKPRDGSMIDEALTETDTVFKDTIQLPEIILYKGKLDQVAKKQFDLLRSRVYKTYPYATLAADKLVALNKGMASLKTNKEKKKYFKIAEDYINNEFEARLKKLSRKQGQILIKLIHRQTGETTYELVKTLKSGWTAFWSNTTAKMFDLNMKTPYAPFQVNEDFLIETILVRAFESGRLTNQPPAKPVNYDELNNFWINKAIELKNN comes from the coding sequence ATGAAGATTGTTAAAATGTTTTTGTCTTTTCTTTTACTGTTTATTTCTATTTTGGGTCATGCGCAAACAAAGCCTAGAGATGGCTCTATGATTGATGAGGCGTTGACCGAAACTGATACTGTTTTTAAAGACACTATTCAGTTGCCTGAAATAATTCTTTATAAAGGGAAATTAGATCAAGTAGCTAAAAAACAATTTGATTTGCTTCGAAGTAGAGTGTACAAAACCTATCCGTATGCAACATTAGCAGCTGATAAATTGGTTGCGCTTAATAAAGGCATGGCTAGTTTGAAAACAAATAAAGAAAAAAAGAAATACTTCAAGATTGCCGAAGATTATATCAACAATGAATTTGAAGCTCGACTTAAAAAACTTTCTCGCAAGCAAGGGCAAATACTTATTAAACTGATTCACCGTCAAACAGGTGAAACGACTTATGAATTAGTCAAAACCCTAAAAAGCGGATGGACTGCATTTTGGTCGAACACTACTGCAAAAATGTTTGATCTTAATATGAAAACTCCTTATGCACCTTTTCAAGTTAACGAAGATTTTTTAATAGAAACCATACTTGTAAGAGCTTTTGAATCAGGACGATTAACAAATCAGCCTCCAGCAAAACCAGTTAATTATGACGAATTAAATAATTTTTGGATTAACAAGGCTATAGAATTAAAAAATAATTAA
- a CDS encoding YeeE/YedE family protein — MLEFIKQPWPWYIAGPLIGLTVPALLLLGNKNFGISANLRHFCAACLPANIPFFKYDWKKEIWNLFFVLGILIGGVIAFQFLANPNSMLINKDLRTELATYSITNIDGMLPSAIFSWENLFTIKGFLMMVVGGFMIGFGSRYAGGCTSGHAISGLSNLQLPSLIATCFFFIGGLIMANFILPYILLL, encoded by the coding sequence ATTTTAGAATTCATCAAACAACCCTGGCCATGGTACATCGCTGGCCCTTTAATTGGTCTTACTGTACCAGCCTTATTACTATTAGGGAACAAAAACTTTGGTATAAGTGCTAATCTACGCCACTTTTGTGCCGCTTGCTTGCCGGCAAATATTCCGTTCTTTAAATACGATTGGAAAAAAGAAATCTGGAATCTGTTTTTTGTCCTCGGAATTCTTATTGGAGGTGTGATTGCTTTTCAGTTTTTAGCCAATCCAAATTCAATGCTTATCAATAAAGATTTAAGAACCGAATTAGCCACTTATAGCATTACAAACATTGATGGAATGTTGCCTTCTGCCATTTTTTCGTGGGAAAATCTATTTACAATCAAAGGTTTTTTGATGATGGTTGTTGGCGGATTCATGATAGGTTTTGGTTCTCGCTATGCGGGTGGTTGCACTAGTGGACATGCTATTTCGGGATTGTCTAATTTACAATTACCGTCTTTAATTGCTACTTGCTTTTTTTTCATTGGTGGACTTATAATGGCAAATTTCATCCTTCCTTACATCCTTTTACTTTAA
- a CDS encoding DUF202 domain-containing protein, protein MDDSKTINKDLILRERLALQRTVLANQSTFLAFLRTAMYFLIAGLSLRNLLKIENSFFTEIVLFSIAFVIFILGIINYFKHKKSILEDQKHIGNYQLEYYQ, encoded by the coding sequence ATGGACGATTCAAAGACAATAAACAAAGATTTAATTTTAAGAGAACGATTGGCATTACAACGAACTGTTTTAGCTAATCAATCTACTTTTTTAGCATTCTTAAGAACGGCAATGTATTTTTTAATTGCTGGTTTGAGTTTAAGAAATTTGCTCAAAATAGAGAATAGTTTTTTTACAGAAATAGTATTATTTAGCATAGCATTTGTGATTTTTATCCTTGGAATTATTAATTATTTCAAACATAAAAAGTCAATTTTAGAAGATCAAAAACACATTGGAAATTATCAATTAGAATATTATCAATAA
- the uvrA gene encoding excinuclease ABC subunit UvrA, with protein MLENDNNIEVLGARVHNLKNIDVKIPREKLVVITGLSGSGKSSLAFDTIYAEGQRRYVETFSAYARQFLGGLERPDVDKIDGLSPVIAIEQKTTSKSPRSTVGTITEIYDFLRLLYARAADAYSYNTGEKMVSYNDEQIKDLITQDFSGKRINILAPIIRARKGHYAELFQQIAKQGFLKVRINGDVKDITTGMKLDRYKTHDIEIVIDRMVIEDTPDNEKRLSESIKTAMYQGENVLMILDQDTNEIRFFSRNLMCPSTGISYQNPEPNLFSFNSPKGACDHCKGLGTINEINLKKIIPNPKLSIKAGGFAPLGEYKSSWIFKQLEIIGEKYSFKLTDAVETISEEAMEMILNGGKEKFSVESKVLGVTKEYKIEFEGISHFIKNQYDESGSATIKRWAKEFMDEVKCPVCEGSRLKKEALFFKINEKNIAELCNMDISDVTAWFLELDKYLSEKQKTIATEVIKEIKDRLAFLMNVGLDYLALSRSSKSLSGGEAQRIRLATQIGSQLVGVLYILDEPSIGLHQRDNDKLIKSLEQLRDIGNSVIVVEHDKDMIEQADYVIDIGPKAGKYGGEIISIGTPAETLKSNTITAQYLNGKMKLEIPKKRREGNGKFLKLTGATGNNLKNVSIDLPLGKMICVTGVSGSGKSTLINETLYPILNAYYFNGVKKPQPYKKIEGLEHIDKVIDIDQSPIGRTPRSNPATYTEVFSEIRNLFTMTSESMIRGYKAGRFSFNVKGGRCETCEGSGVRTIEMNFLPDVYVECESCQGKRFNRETLEIRYKGKSISDVLNMTIDESVPFFENIPKIYRKVKTLQDVGLGYITLGQQSTTLSGGEAQRIKLAGELSKKDTGNTFYILDEPTTGLHFEDIRVLMEVINKLVDKGNTILIIEHNMDVIKLADYIIDIGPEGGKGGGEVVAKGTPEEISKNKKSYTAQFLKKELV; from the coding sequence ATGCTAGAAAACGACAACAACATTGAAGTATTAGGTGCGAGAGTGCACAATCTAAAAAATATAGACGTAAAAATTCCAAGAGAGAAACTAGTGGTGATTACAGGACTTTCGGGTTCGGGAAAATCTTCTCTTGCTTTCGACACGATTTATGCCGAAGGTCAGCGCCGTTATGTCGAAACTTTTTCGGCTTATGCGAGGCAATTTTTAGGTGGTTTGGAGCGTCCCGACGTGGATAAAATTGACGGACTTTCTCCTGTTATTGCTATCGAACAAAAAACAACCAGTAAAAGTCCTCGTTCTACCGTTGGAACCATTACCGAAATTTATGATTTCCTGCGTTTGTTGTATGCACGCGCCGCAGATGCCTATAGTTACAACACAGGCGAAAAAATGGTTTCCTATAACGATGAGCAAATCAAGGATTTGATTACCCAAGATTTTTCGGGAAAACGTATCAATATTTTGGCACCAATTATTCGTGCTAGAAAAGGACATTATGCCGAATTATTCCAGCAAATTGCCAAACAAGGATTTTTGAAAGTTCGTATTAATGGTGACGTTAAGGACATCACAACTGGAATGAAACTCGACCGTTACAAAACGCACGACATCGAAATCGTGATTGACAGAATGGTTATTGAAGACACTCCCGACAACGAAAAACGCCTGTCCGAAAGTATTAAAACAGCGATGTATCAGGGTGAAAATGTTTTGATGATTTTAGACCAGGACACTAATGAAATTCGATTTTTTAGTCGGAATTTGATGTGTCCATCTACTGGAATTTCCTATCAAAATCCGGAACCGAATTTGTTTTCGTTCAACTCTCCAAAAGGCGCTTGTGACCATTGTAAAGGTTTGGGAACGATAAACGAAATCAACCTTAAAAAGATTATCCCAAATCCTAAATTATCTATAAAAGCTGGTGGTTTTGCACCTTTAGGCGAATACAAAAGCAGTTGGATTTTCAAGCAATTGGAAATCATTGGCGAAAAATACAGTTTCAAATTGACAGATGCTGTCGAAACGATTTCCGAGGAAGCGATGGAAATGATTTTGAATGGTGGCAAAGAAAAATTCTCTGTCGAATCGAAAGTTTTGGGAGTAACCAAAGAATATAAAATTGAGTTTGAAGGAATTTCGCATTTCATCAAAAACCAATATGACGAAAGTGGTTCTGCAACGATAAAACGTTGGGCAAAGGAATTTATGGACGAGGTAAAATGTCCCGTTTGTGAAGGTTCACGATTGAAAAAAGAAGCGTTATTTTTCAAAATCAATGAAAAAAATATTGCTGAACTGTGCAACATGGATATTTCAGATGTAACGGCCTGGTTTCTGGAATTGGACAAATATTTATCCGAAAAACAAAAAACCATCGCTACTGAAGTTATCAAGGAAATCAAAGACAGATTAGCATTTTTGATGAATGTTGGTTTGGATTATCTGGCTTTAAGCCGAAGCTCCAAATCACTTTCAGGTGGTGAAGCACAACGCATCCGATTGGCAACACAAATTGGTTCGCAATTGGTTGGGGTTTTATACATTCTGGATGAGCCAAGTATTGGTTTACACCAAAGAGACAACGACAAACTGATTAAATCATTGGAACAATTACGTGATATTGGCAACTCGGTAATCGTGGTCGAACACGATAAAGATATGATTGAGCAAGCCGATTATGTAATTGATATTGGTCCGAAAGCAGGGAAATATGGTGGCGAAATCATCAGTATTGGAACGCCTGCCGAAACCTTAAAATCGAATACAATTACTGCGCAGTATTTGAATGGAAAAATGAAATTGGAGATTCCAAAAAAGCGTCGTGAAGGCAACGGAAAATTTCTAAAATTAACTGGAGCAACAGGAAACAATCTAAAAAATGTCTCAATTGATTTGCCTTTGGGTAAAATGATTTGCGTGACGGGAGTTTCGGGAAGCGGAAAATCGACTTTGATTAATGAAACCCTCTACCCTATTTTGAACGCTTATTATTTTAATGGTGTCAAAAAACCGCAACCCTACAAGAAAATTGAAGGTTTGGAACATATCGACAAAGTGATTGATATTGACCAAAGTCCGATTGGAAGAACACCACGTTCGAATCCTGCGACTTATACAGAAGTTTTTAGCGAAATCCGAAACCTGTTTACAATGACTTCGGAGAGTATGATTCGTGGTTATAAAGCGGGACGTTTTAGCTTTAATGTAAAAGGCGGACGTTGTGAAACCTGCGAAGGTTCTGGAGTTCGAACGATTGAAATGAATTTCTTGCCCGATGTGTATGTGGAATGCGAAAGCTGTCAGGGGAAACGTTTCAACAGAGAAACTTTGGAAATCAGATACAAAGGAAAATCCATTTCGGATGTGTTGAATATGACTATTGACGAATCCGTTCCTTTCTTTGAGAATATACCAAAGATTTATCGAAAAGTCAAAACGCTACAAGATGTTGGTTTGGGTTATATTACTTTAGGTCAACAAAGTACCACGCTTTCGGGTGGCGAAGCGCAACGTATCAAACTGGCTGGAGAATTATCTAAAAAAGATACAGGAAACACCTTTTATATTTTGGATGAACCCACAACGGGATTGCATTTTGAAGACATTCGGGTTTTGATGGAAGTGATTAATAAATTGGTTGACAAAGGCAATACCATTTTGATTATTGAACACAACATGGACGTCATCAAACTGGCGGATTACATCATTGACATTGGTCCCGAAGGAGGAAAAGGCGGTGGCGAAGTGGTTGCCAAAGGAACTCCAGAAGAAATTAGTAAAAATAAAAAAAGCTATACAGCGCAGTTTTTGAAAAAAGAGTTAGTTTAA
- a CDS encoding glycogen synthase yields MEIFHIGAECYPVAKVGGLGDVVGALPKYQNNAGQLVRVVLPRYETKFIQENEFDAVFSGVVKLGISEFSFNVLKERTNKLGYELYLIAIPTLFDRKEIYGYEDDIERFLSFQIATLDWITTRNEIPTIIHCHDHHTGLIPFMMQCANKYERLQTVPTVITIHNSIYQGQFGFDKLYYLPEFDLSKAYLLEWDNRINSLASAIKCASAVTTVSPNYLNEINDWAYGLESLFRLVKDKSKGILNGIDTEVWNPATDNMLETNYSIKNFQKGKQENKEKLCTEFNLDPKKPLFSFIGRLLEEKGADLLPHVAAMALSEHPKEINILVLGSGNAEIENQLTHLQTSFKGNYNAVIGYNEELAHLIYGGSDFLLMPSRVEPCGLNQMYAMRYGTIPIVRRTGGLKDTVIDFGDNGNGICHDQASVSDVCYSIQRAVNLYKDKKKTNDIRKLGMQIDHSWESVCQQYIEVYNLILEQK; encoded by the coding sequence ATGGAAATATTTCATATCGGGGCGGAGTGTTATCCAGTGGCAAAAGTAGGTGGTTTGGGCGATGTTGTGGGAGCTTTGCCAAAATATCAAAATAATGCAGGACAATTGGTTCGAGTAGTACTTCCTCGTTATGAAACAAAGTTTATACAGGAAAACGAATTTGATGCTGTTTTTTCAGGAGTTGTAAAATTGGGGATTTCAGAATTTTCATTCAATGTATTAAAAGAGCGTACCAATAAATTGGGATATGAACTGTATTTGATTGCAATTCCAACCTTATTTGACAGAAAAGAAATCTATGGTTATGAAGATGATATTGAACGTTTTTTATCCTTTCAGATAGCAACTTTGGATTGGATTACTACTCGAAATGAAATTCCAACTATTATTCATTGCCACGATCATCATACGGGTCTGATTCCGTTTATGATGCAATGTGCCAATAAATACGAGAGATTACAAACTGTACCAACGGTAATTACCATACATAATTCTATTTATCAAGGGCAGTTTGGGTTTGATAAATTGTATTATTTGCCCGAATTTGATTTGTCGAAAGCCTATCTTTTAGAATGGGATAATCGAATCAATTCTTTGGCATCGGCCATAAAATGTGCTTCGGCAGTAACTACGGTTTCTCCTAATTATTTGAATGAAATTAATGATTGGGCTTATGGTTTAGAATCTTTGTTTAGGCTTGTAAAAGATAAATCAAAGGGCATTTTGAATGGAATTGATACCGAAGTTTGGAATCCAGCTACAGATAATATGTTGGAAACCAATTATTCGATCAAAAATTTCCAAAAAGGGAAACAGGAAAATAAAGAAAAGTTGTGTACCGAATTTAATTTAGACCCAAAAAAACCGCTTTTCAGTTTCATTGGTAGATTATTAGAAGAAAAGGGAGCTGATTTATTGCCACACGTCGCAGCGATGGCTTTGTCAGAACATCCGAAAGAAATAAATATTTTGGTTTTAGGTTCAGGAAATGCCGAAATTGAAAATCAATTAACACATTTACAAACGAGTTTCAAAGGAAATTACAACGCAGTGATTGGCTACAATGAAGAGTTGGCACATTTAATTTATGGAGGATCTGATTTTTTATTAATGCCTTCCAGAGTAGAACCTTGCGGGTTAAATCAAATGTATGCCATGCGCTACGGAACGATTCCAATTGTGAGAAGAACAGGTGGATTGAAAGACACCGTAATCGATTTTGGAGACAACGGAAACGGGATTTGTCACGATCAGGCTAGTGTTAGTGATGTTTGCTATTCGATTCAAAGAGCCGTGAATTTATACAAAGACAAGAAAAAAACAAATGATATTCGAAAACTAGGAATGCAAATTGACCATTCCTGGGAAAGCGTTTGTCAACAATATATAGAAGTGTACAATTTAATACTAGAACAAAAATGA
- a CDS encoding AAA family ATPase encodes MKESIIIKNLGPLKDIHIEEIKPFTVFIGESGSGKSTLMKVISLFRWIYKMQNIRSYLKTSKVNSPFRFRMDSYLKQTGIDEFMKSNPEIIYTTTFDNGMTYEIKFQNHKLSFSKNIINASDLHFNKISFISETRNIIPLWANRGASLTGGYLGFYFHEVFKDFDLASDSIKDVELKHLGLKFLVKKSHSGKNYRIESKNNEKFDIEFRNSSSGTQTSVPIILISQFFAQNFKFEDAFNSSVLKYLSSADSLTEFKAVKNLSDINKKIYIHIEEPELSLFPDAQCKLMDDLIKNCFIDNTNPIELLVSTHSPYIVNYLNLLIKKFDKNENDAKYNYDELTVYQVANGSLINLMAKNERLVNTNPLSDTINDIYNEYEKLG; translated from the coding sequence ATGAAAGAATCTATAATCATAAAAAATCTCGGTCCTCTAAAAGATATTCATATTGAAGAAATAAAACCTTTTACAGTTTTTATTGGAGAATCAGGCAGTGGAAAAAGTACTTTGATGAAAGTTATCTCTTTATTTCGATGGATTTATAAAATGCAAAACATTCGCTCTTATTTAAAAACTAGTAAAGTAAATTCTCCTTTTCGCTTTAGAATGGATTCATATTTGAAACAAACTGGCATAGATGAATTTATGAAATCAAATCCTGAAATCATCTACACAACCACATTTGATAACGGAATGACTTATGAAATAAAATTTCAAAATCATAAACTATCCTTTTCAAAAAATATAATAAATGCCTCTGACTTACATTTCAATAAAATTTCTTTTATTTCAGAAACTAGAAATATAATACCTCTATGGGCAAATAGAGGAGCATCATTAACAGGAGGTTATTTAGGATTCTATTTTCACGAAGTTTTTAAAGATTTTGATTTGGCTTCGGATTCTATAAAGGATGTTGAATTAAAACATTTAGGACTAAAGTTTTTAGTTAAAAAAAGCCATTCTGGAAAGAATTATAGAATTGAATCAAAAAATAATGAAAAATTTGATATAGAATTCAGAAACAGTTCTTCAGGAACACAAACTTCTGTACCAATAATTTTAATTTCACAGTTTTTTGCACAAAATTTTAAATTTGAAGATGCTTTTAACAGCTCAGTTTTGAAATATTTATCTTCAGCTGATAGTTTAACAGAATTTAAAGCGGTGAAAAATTTGAGCGATATAAACAAAAAAATATATATTCACATCGAAGAGCCTGAATTGAGTTTATTTCCTGATGCACAGTGTAAATTAATGGATGATTTAATAAAAAATTGTTTTATAGATAATACTAATCCTATTGAATTATTAGTTTCTACACACAGTCCATATATTGTGAACTATCTAAATCTACTTATAAAAAAATTTGATAAGAATGAGAATGATGCAAAATACAATTATGATGAGTTAACTGTCTATCAAGTTGCAAATGGAAGTTTAATTAATTTAATGGCTAAAAACGAAAGATTGGTAAATACAAATCCTTTATCCGATACCATAAACGATATTTATAACGAATATGAAAAATTAGGATAG